Sequence from the Nocardia brasiliensis genome:
GGAACCGCACCTTCTCGGCGACGCCGCGCTGGGCGGCCTGCTCGTTGGCGAAGCGCACCTGATATTCGGAGATGGTGACCCCGTCGACCGCGCAGCCGAACCGCTGGTTGGCCATGAAGCTCGTGCCGCCGCGGCCGGACCCGCCGTCCATCAGCCGGTCCCCGGGCCGGATGTCGCCGAGGTGGTCGAGCAGCAGGTCGGCCTGCGCGGTCTCCAACCGGTGCAGCTCCTTGACGATGCGTTCCTGCCTGTTCTCCTCCGGTCCGGTCAGTACGGACAGATCGGGCGCGCCGATGCCGTAGTGATGGTGGTAAAGCCCGTCCACCTCGCCGAGTTTCGTGTTGACCCGGTCGTCGTTGGGGTTGTTGTTCCAGTACGCGGCGACCGACTTCTGGTAGGTGGTGCGCAGCACGGCATCGGTGTGCGGATTGAGCGTGGTCATGCGAGATCATCCCCTCTGGTCGCGGTAGGGCTCACAGTGCGGTACAGCGTTTTTCGGATGTTTCAGGCGTCGTTGTAGCGCTTGCTGTCGGCATGCCAGGCGCGATTTCCGCCCATCCAGGCCCAGATGCCGCCGAGGAAGCGGCGCAGTTCGGGCGAGCCCGCGGCGGCCAGCGGCGCCGCCTCGGCCTCGAACCGGTGCACGAGTTCGTCGTGCACCTCGGCCGTGCGCAGCACGGCGTCGCGCCGGGAGCAGTTCTCCTCGGCCGCGAGGACCGTCGGCAGGTTGAACTCCCTACCGTTCGAAAGGTCCTCGCGCGCCATCGAATACAGATCGTTGACCATTTGGGAGGCGAGCGCCGCCGTGGTGACGACCCGGCGGACCCGCGGATCGGCGTATTCGGCGGCGGGTACCTCATAGCCGCCGACCGCGTCGGTCGGCGCCATGCACGGTAGGAAGCTGTGCGGTTGACGGTTGGTGAGGTACTCCCACACCGGAGGCATCCGTCCGGCGCCGCGCCAGCCCGCCTCCGCGCCGAGGGCGATGAACCATCCCGCGATCTCGGTGCGCAGCCGGGCCAGCTGGGCGGCGGAGGCGTAGTGCCCCAGGTGCTCGAACGAGGTGCGGAACGCGCGCAGGATCGGGTCCGCCTCGAGTGCCTGTTCGAGCTGGGCCGCGTAGCGCACGGGTAGATGTACCGGATCCATTGCGGCCGCGGCTAGTTCGAGTCGCGGCCCCAGTTCGGCTTCGGCACTCGACGGTGTGCCGTCGGGGGCTCGGTCGTCGGCGTCCTCCTCGCAGTAGTAGTCGTCCACCGACCACTCCGAGACCGCGCATTTGGCGGCCGCGAGCAATCGGTCCGGGTCGTCGCAGTCCGGGTGCGCCAGCATGATCAGGCGGCCGAAATCGGCGTTGTGCAACTCGTCGAGCCGTCCTTCGTAGAGCCCGATCGCCTTGGCCCACAGCACGATGCCGTCGTTGACGGCGGCGGCCAGCTCCGGGTCGTCGCGCAGCGGTGGCGGGCAGTACAGCGGCGGGATTCGGTCCTCGGTCACCGTGCGCCGCACCGACCCGGTGCCCAATCCGGTTGGACCGGAAGGGATCACGCCTCGCACCCGGTCCGCGAGCGGTGCGTCGGTGGTGGCGGCCGCGATCGCGCCGACGACCACCGGCGGTGCCGCACCGGTGGACGAGATGACGTCGGCCACGCTACGGCTGGTGCGCAGTCCCACGGTGCCGAGACCGGTAGGTCCGAGGAGTCGCAGCGGAGCTGCGCGCGAATCACCTTGCGCGAGAACCGGATCACCCATGTCCGGGGGAGTGGCCGGTGGTTCGGGAGCCCCGCGCGGCAGGACCTGCGGAGCCAGTGCGCCGAGGCCGGAGAGCAGCGCGGTGACGGCGGCGGCGACCTCGTGGGTGGCCGGCGGTGCCACGGCGCGGGAGAACACGGACATCGCTCATCACCCCGTCAGTCGGCGCGCCGGGCGACTAGGACGTTGTCGAGTATGCCGAGTGCGTCGGGTACGAGGACGGCTGCGGAGTAGTAGCAGCTGACGAGGTAGGAGATGATGGATTGGTCGTCGATGCCTTTGAATCGTATGTTGAGGCTTGGTTCGTATTCGTCGGGTATGCCGGTTTGGTGTAGTCCGATGACGCCTTGGTCTTTTTCGCCGGTGCGCATGGCGAGGATGGAGGTGGTGGCGGTGTCGGTGACGGGGATTTTGCCGCAGGGGAGGATGGGTACGCCTCGCCAGGCGGGTACGCGGTGGCCGTCGATGTGGATGGGGTCGGGGTAGAGGCCGCGTTTGCTGCATTCGCGGCCGAAGGCGGCGATGGCTTTGGGGTGTGCGAGGAAGAGTTTGGTGCTGCGGCGCATGCTGAGTAGTTCGTCCATGTCGTCGGGGGTGGGTGGGCCGGATTCGGTGGTGATGCGTTGTTTGAGGTCGCAGTTGTGGAGTAGGCCGAAGTCGGGGTTGTTGACGAGGTCGTTTTCGCGGCGTTCGTAGAGGGCTTCGATGGTGAGTCGGAGTTGTTGTTCGATTTGGTTCATGGGGTCGTTGAACAGGTCGGCGACTCTGGTGTGTACGCGTAGCACGCTTTGCGCCAGACTCAACTCGTACTGCCGCGGCGTCGTCTCGTAGTCGACGAAGGTGCCGGTGAGCAGTGGTTCCCCGCTGTGCCCCGAGGCGACCTCGATATCGGCCTCGCCCTTGGCGTTCTGCGGCCGCGCGGACGCGGCGGCGGCGCGTTGCAGTTGCCTGCGCAGCTCGGGCGCGTTCTCGGCTACCTCTTGGGCGGCCTGGCGGGAAAGTACGAGAACCGTGGTCCGGGTGACGGTCTTGACGGTGGCGGGCCAAATGGCATCCGGGTCGGTAAGCGTTTGTTCGCCGAAGAAATCGCCGCCCGCCAGCATGCCGAGTTTGGTCTGCTCGCCGTATTCACCGGAGCCGAGTTTGCTCAGTTTTCCGTGCACGATGAGCACGACCTGATGCATCGGATTACCGAATTCAGCGACGACGGTGCCGGGAGCCAGGTCGCGCTGCTCGAATCGTTCGGCGAGGCCGGCCAGCACCTCCTCGTCGGCGAAATCGTGCAGCGGTGGGAGTTCGCGGAGTTCCAAAGGGATCACGCGTGCCCGTGACCCGTCGACGCTGAATTCCACCTCGCCGTTGCCGAGGGTATGGGTGAGCCGCCGGTTGACCCGGTACACACCGCCGTTGACCTGCGTCCATGGCAGCATGCGGGTCAGCCAGCGCGAGCTGATGCCCTGCATCTGCGGTTCGGACTTGGTGGTGTGCGCCAGATTGGCGGCGGCGGAGGTGCTGAGGCTCTTGCGGACGTTGTTTTCCGCGTGGACTGGCATTTCGATGGTCATGCGTGGTCCTCCCCGAGAGATAGGGCACCGATACGATGAGCGCGAAACGGCTTTACTGCACCACGAATAGGCGGGCAGGAAACCCGCGAAACTGGATTGATCGAGCGAAATGTCTTACACGACAGTGTGTTCCAGACGGCACGAGTTTAGTCCCGGCGGTGCGGCCCGCGCAGCGAAATATCGCAGATGTCCGTGCCGCGGCGCGGATGGTCACGACACGCGAGCGATCGAAACAACGCCGGATAACGGTGTGCGCGCGAACGGTGAATCGGCGGACAGCGGGCCCGCCGATAGCTACCCTCCCGCACCGCGACCGAGCCCGCGCGGACATGGATCGGGTCACAGCAGCCACATAATGGACACGTGATGTGGGAAGCTCGACTGAACATGTTGTCGGCGTACTTCTCGGGGACCGGAAGGGACTCCTTTTCGGCGGAGTGCGCCGATCTTGTGTGCCACGTTCTAGGGTAGGGCCAGGAGCGATTGTGAAGTTCAGCGCGAAGGATTTGGTCGGGTCGGTGCAGCGGTTGATGGCGACCGCGCAGAACGGCCTCGAGGTCATCCGCTTCGGCGGGTTGACCCATGATGTCGAGTCGTCCCCCTTCGAGGTGGTCGAGCGCAGGCGCATGTACCGATTGCGGCACTACTTCCCCGACGACACCACCCCGGACCGGCCGGTCGTATTGCTCGTGCCACCGCTGATGGTGAACGCCGACATCTGGGACGTCAACGCGGAGGACGGTGCCGTCGGCATCCTGCATCGCGGCGGAATCGATTGCTGGGTGGTCGATTTCGGTTCCCCCGCGAAGGAGGAGGGCGGCTGGGAGCGCGATCTCGCCGACCACGTGCTCGCGGTGAGCAGCGCGATCGACGCGGTGACCGAGGCGACCGGCAGCAGCGTGCACCTGATGGGGTACTCCCAGGGCGGCATGTTCGCCTACCAGGTCGCCGCTTACCGGTACGGCAAGGGCGTGCAGAGCATCGTGACCTTCGGCAGTCCGGTCGACATCGTCGCGGGCATGCCGTTCGGGCTGCCCTACGGGATGGTCTCCGACGTCGCTGATTTCCTGGCCGATCATGTCGTGACCCGCCTGCCGATCACCGATTCGATGGTGCGGATCGGCTTCCAGATGCTCGACCCGATGAAGACGGCCAAGGCCAGAATCGACTTCCTGCGCCAGCTGCACGACCGGGAGGCGCTGCTGCCGAAGGAGCGGCAGCGCCGGTTCCTCAACAGCGACGGCTGGGTCGGCTATGCCGGGCCCGCCGCCGCGGATCTGCTCAAGCAGTTCGTCGCGCACAACCGGTTGATGTTGGGCGGCTTCGTGATTCGCGACCATCCGGTCTCGCTGGCGGAGCTGAAGTGCCCGATCCTCGCGTTCGTCGGGGAGGTGGACGACATCGGTCAGCCCGGTGCGGTGCGCGGCATCGTGCGCGCCGCGCCGAACGCGGAGGTCTACGAGGCCACGCTGGTCGCCGGGCATTTCGGTCTGGTCGCGGGCAGCACCGCGACCAACCACACCTGGCCGCTGGTGCGGCAGTGGGTCGACTGGCTCGAACGAGATACCTTGCTGCCGCCGGAGATCCATCCGATGGTCGATCAGGTCGAGACCAACCGGCCGCGTTCGGCGGCCACCCGCGTGGTGCACACCGCTGCCTCGCTGGCCGAGGCGGGCGCTGGCGTCGGCAAGGCACTGGAGGGCATCGCGAACAACACTGTGCGCGGCTCGGTGGAGCTGGCGGGGGAGGCCGCGCGGGCGTTGCCCCGGCTGACCCGCCTCGGCATGATCCAGCCGCACACCAGGATCTCGCTCGGCAGGCTGATCGCCGAGCAGGGCAGGCGGGCGCCGCTGAAGGACCTGTTCCTCTTCGATGATCGGGTGCACACCAACGCCGCGGTCAACGTGCGCATCGACAACGTGGTGCGCGGGCTCATCTCGGTCGGCATCCGGCCGGCGATGCGGGTCGGTGTGATCATGGAGACCCGCCCGAGCGCGCTGGCGACGGTCGCCGCGCTGTCGCGGCTCGGCGCCGTGGCGGTCTTGCTCGCGCCGGGCAGTGAACTCGTTCGCGCGCTGGAGCTCACCGGCGTCGACACGGTCGTCGCGGACCCGGAGAACCTGCGGCACGCGGCCGAGACCGGCGCCAGGGTGCTGGTGCTCGGCGGTGGCGACGCGAGGCAACTCGATCTGCCCGCCAACGGCCGGGTGATCGACCTCGAGCAGATCGATCCGGCGCAGGTGAAGCTGCCCGGCTGGTACCGGCCCGACCCGGGGCTCGCCCGCGAGCTCGCGTTCGTGCTCGTCACCGGCACCGGCGACCGGCTGGAGACCAAGTACATCACCAACCATCGCTGGGCGCTGTCGGCCTTCGGCACCGCGACCACCGCCGACCTGAACCGCAGGGACACGGTGTACTGCCTTGCGCCGCTGCATCATTCGTCGGGCCTGCTGGTCAGCCTCGGCGGCGCGATCGCGGGCGGCAGCCGGATCGCGCTGGCCAGGTCGCTGGACCCGGCCCGGTTCGCCGAAGAGGTGCACCGCTACGGCGTCACGGTGGTCACCTACACCTGGACCATGATGCGCGACATCCTCGACGCCGAGGTGTTCCCCACCGGGCCGTATTCACCCACCCCGTCGGCTTCGCCGACTGCCAACCCCCAGTGGCACCCGATCCGGCTTTTCATCGGCTCCGGAATGCCCGCCGGTTTGTGGCGGCGCACGGCCGAACAGTTCGAACCGGCGCGGGTGGTGGAGTTCTATGCCTCCATCGAGGGCGACGTGGTGCTGGCCAACGTCAAGGGCGCGAAGCGCGGCTGCAAGGGCAGGCCGGTGCCGGGCACCGCTCGGGTGGAGCTGGTCGCCTACGACCCGGTCACCGAGGAGATCCAGACCGACGAGGCCGGTTACGCTCGTCGCTGCGCGGACAACGAGGTCGGCCTGCTGATCGGCAAGGCGACCGAGGGCGTCGACATCTCCGCGGGCGGGCTGCGCGGTGTCTTCGCGCCCGGTGACTCGTGGATGCCGACGGAGAATCTGTTCCGGCGCGACGCCGACGGCGACTACTGGCTGATCGACCGCAAGGACACCGTCATCCACACCCGGCGGGGACCGGTGTTCGGCCAGCCGATCGTGGACGTGCTCAACGACATCACCGCGGTGGACATGGAGGTCGCGTACGGTTTGGCGGTCGGAGACCACTGCATCGCCGTCGCGGCGGTGTGCGTGCGCAAGGGATTGCGCCTGGAACCCAAGGACGTGACCGAGGCGCTGCGCGCCCTCGACCCGGACCAGCGGCCCGACGTGGTCTACGTGGTGGACGAGATCGCGCGCAGCGCCTCCTACCGCCCGTCCACCCGGGCGGTGCAGGCGGCGGGCCGACCCGAGCCGGGCCCGGACACCTGGTGGTACAACCGCGCCTCCGACGCCTACGAGATCCTCACCGAACAGGACGCGGCCGCGGTGCTCGGCGACCGATAGCCGTTCGCGCGCCGCCGAATTCACCAGCTCGAACCGCCCGCATGTGCGTGCGGCGGCCGCGCGCCGTAGCATCCCACGCTGACGTTGCTGTCCGATTCTGTCCCCAGGGGTATTTGGTGCGATCGAGCCTGATCTATCGCAACGCCACCGTCTACGAGTTGCTGATGCGCGCGCTGTACGGGCGGCACTACGCCGCCCGGTATCGCGCCGTCGCGGAGCTCGTGCCGGCCGGCGCGAGCGTGGTCGATCTGTGCTGCGGTCCGGCGACCCTGTACACCCGGTATCTGCGGCAGAAGTCGGTCGAGTACACCGGGTTGGATCGCAACGACGGATTCGTCGCCGCACTCACCGCGGCCGGTGGGCAGGGACAGGTCTGGAACCTGAATTCCGCCGCGCCGCTGCCCGCGGCGGACTATGTGCTCATGCAGGCCAGCCTCTATCACTTCCTGCCCGACCCCGCGCCGGTGCTCGAGCGCATGCTGGCCGCGGCGCGCGAACAGGTGATCATCGCCGAACCCGTGCGCAACCTGGCCAGCAGCGACAACCGGGTGCTCGCGCTGCTCGGGCAGCGTTTCACCGACGCGGGCGACGGCGCGCAGGCGCACCGGTTCACCGAGGCGACCCTCGATGAGTTCCTCGGGCGCTACCCGGACCGCCTCGCCCAGCGGTCACTCATCGCGGGCGGGCGCGAAAAGCTGTACGTGCTCAACGCTTGAGCCCGGCCGCCAAGCGCCGCCACGGTGCGGGGCGGCCGGTCGTCAGACGGTGAATTCGGTGATCGCCTCGACCACGCGCGCGATCTGCTCGTCGGTGAGGTCGGGCCAGAGCGGCAGGCGCACAACGGTTCCGGAGAACTGCGCGGTGCGCACGCACGGATACGGGGTGCGCCCGAGCTTCAGCCCGGCCGGGCTGGAATCCAGCGGCACGTAATGGAACGGTGCCACGATGCCCTTGCCGCGCAGGTGGGTGATCAGGTCGTCGCGGCGGTCCTCGTTCGGCGTGCGCAGGTAGTAGAGGTGCGCGGTGTGCTCGCGGTCGGCGGGCACGGTCATCAGCCGAACGTCGTTGCGGGCGGCCCACTCCGGGAGCGCGGCGGCGTAGGCGTCCCACACCCGGTGCCGCCCGGCCTGGATGGTGGCGAACTCGTCGAGCTGGGCGTCGAGCACGGCGGCGTTGAGCTCACTGGGCAGGTAGCTGGAGCCGATGTCCTGCCAGGAGTACTTGTCCACCGCGCCGCGCAGGAACCGGGCCCGGTCGGTGCCCTTTTCCCGGATGATCTCCGCCCGCGCCATCAGGATCTCGTCGGTGAGCAGCAGCGCGCCGCCCTCACCGCAGTGCACGTTCTTGGTGTCGTGGAAGCTGAGCGTGCCGAGCGCGCCGAGGGTGCCGAGCGCGCGCCCGCGCCAGCGGCCGCCGAGCCCGTGCGCGTTGTCCTCCACGATGGCGAAGCCGTGCGCGTTGGCCAGCTCGAGCAGCCGTTCCATGTCCGCGGCGACACCGCCGTAGTGGATGACGACGACGGCCTTGGTGCGCTCGGTGAGCGCGGCCGCCACCGATTCCGGATCGAGATTGCCGGT
This genomic interval carries:
- a CDS encoding family 2B encapsulin nanocompartment shell protein, whose amino-acid sequence is MTIEMPVHAENNVRKSLSTSAAANLAHTTKSEPQMQGISSRWLTRMLPWTQVNGGVYRVNRRLTHTLGNGEVEFSVDGSRARVIPLELRELPPLHDFADEEVLAGLAERFEQRDLAPGTVVAEFGNPMHQVVLIVHGKLSKLGSGEYGEQTKLGMLAGGDFFGEQTLTDPDAIWPATVKTVTRTTVLVLSRQAAQEVAENAPELRRQLQRAAAASARPQNAKGEADIEVASGHSGEPLLTGTFVDYETTPRQYELSLAQSVLRVHTRVADLFNDPMNQIEQQLRLTIEALYERRENDLVNNPDFGLLHNCDLKQRITTESGPPTPDDMDELLSMRRSTKLFLAHPKAIAAFGRECSKRGLYPDPIHIDGHRVPAWRGVPILPCGKIPVTDTATTSILAMRTGEKDQGVIGLHQTGIPDEYEPSLNIRFKGIDDQSIISYLVSCYYSAAVLVPDALGILDNVLVARRAD
- a CDS encoding class I SAM-dependent methyltransferase encodes the protein MRSSLIYRNATVYELLMRALYGRHYAARYRAVAELVPAGASVVDLCCGPATLYTRYLRQKSVEYTGLDRNDGFVAALTAAGGQGQVWNLNSAAPLPAADYVLMQASLYHFLPDPAPVLERMLAAAREQVIIAEPVRNLASSDNRVLALLGQRFTDAGDGAQAHRFTEATLDEFLGRYPDRLAQRSLIAGGREKLYVLNA
- the rffA gene encoding dTDP-4-amino-4,6-dideoxygalactose transaminase produces the protein MTTDRIIFSRPFRARRELANLETVLGSDHSHGDGPFTASATAKLKTITEAPHALLTTSCTSALEMAGLLLELGPDDEVIVPSFAFTSTATAMALRGATCVFADIDPDTGNLDPESVAAALTERTKAVVVIHYGGVAADMERLLELANAHGFAIVEDNAHGLGGRWRGRALGTLGALGTLSFHDTKNVHCGEGGALLLTDEILMARAEIIREKGTDRARFLRGAVDKYSWQDIGSSYLPSELNAAVLDAQLDEFATIQAGRHRVWDAYAAALPEWAARNDVRLMTVPADREHTAHLYYLRTPNEDRRDDLITHLRGKGIVAPFHYVPLDSSPAGLKLGRTPYPCVRTAQFSGTVVRLPLWPDLTDEQIARVVEAITEFTV
- a CDS encoding geranyl diphosphate 2-C-methyltransferase, whose amino-acid sequence is MTTLNPHTDAVLRTTYQKSVAAYWNNNPNDDRVNTKLGEVDGLYHHHYGIGAPDLSVLTGPEENRQERIVKELHRLETAQADLLLDHLGDIRPGDRLMDGGSGRGGTSFMANQRFGCAVDGVTISEYQVRFANEQAAQRGVAEKVRFHFRNMLETGFEPWSRRAIWTNETTMYVDLFELFHEFARLLEPGGRYVCITGCSNDLTGGRSSSVSWIDAHYGCMIHPRSEYFRAMADNGLVPIAVTDLTAATIPYWELRTESELATGVEQPFLTAYKEGSFQYLLIAADKVGR
- a CDS encoding family 2 encapsulin nanocompartment cargo protein terpene cyclase, which translates into the protein MSVFSRAVAPPATHEVAAAVTALLSGLGALAPQVLPRGAPEPPATPPDMGDPVLAQGDSRAAPLRLLGPTGLGTVGLRTSRSVADVISSTGAAPPVVVGAIAAATTDAPLADRVRGVIPSGPTGLGTGSVRRTVTEDRIPPLYCPPPLRDDPELAAAVNDGIVLWAKAIGLYEGRLDELHNADFGRLIMLAHPDCDDPDRLLAAAKCAVSEWSVDDYYCEEDADDRAPDGTPSSAEAELGPRLELAAAAMDPVHLPVRYAAQLEQALEADPILRAFRTSFEHLGHYASAAQLARLRTEIAGWFIALGAEAGWRGAGRMPPVWEYLTNRQPHSFLPCMAPTDAVGGYEVPAAEYADPRVRRVVTTAALASQMVNDLYSMAREDLSNGREFNLPTVLAAEENCSRRDAVLRTAEVHDELVHRFEAEAAPLAAAGSPELRRFLGGIWAWMGGNRAWHADSKRYNDA
- a CDS encoding acyl-CoA synthetase — its product is MATAQNGLEVIRFGGLTHDVESSPFEVVERRRMYRLRHYFPDDTTPDRPVVLLVPPLMVNADIWDVNAEDGAVGILHRGGIDCWVVDFGSPAKEEGGWERDLADHVLAVSSAIDAVTEATGSSVHLMGYSQGGMFAYQVAAYRYGKGVQSIVTFGSPVDIVAGMPFGLPYGMVSDVADFLADHVVTRLPITDSMVRIGFQMLDPMKTAKARIDFLRQLHDREALLPKERQRRFLNSDGWVGYAGPAAADLLKQFVAHNRLMLGGFVIRDHPVSLAELKCPILAFVGEVDDIGQPGAVRGIVRAAPNAEVYEATLVAGHFGLVAGSTATNHTWPLVRQWVDWLERDTLLPPEIHPMVDQVETNRPRSAATRVVHTAASLAEAGAGVGKALEGIANNTVRGSVELAGEAARALPRLTRLGMIQPHTRISLGRLIAEQGRRAPLKDLFLFDDRVHTNAAVNVRIDNVVRGLISVGIRPAMRVGVIMETRPSALATVAALSRLGAVAVLLAPGSELVRALELTGVDTVVADPENLRHAAETGARVLVLGGGDARQLDLPANGRVIDLEQIDPAQVKLPGWYRPDPGLARELAFVLVTGTGDRLETKYITNHRWALSAFGTATTADLNRRDTVYCLAPLHHSSGLLVSLGGAIAGGSRIALARSLDPARFAEEVHRYGVTVVTYTWTMMRDILDAEVFPTGPYSPTPSASPTANPQWHPIRLFIGSGMPAGLWRRTAEQFEPARVVEFYASIEGDVVLANVKGAKRGCKGRPVPGTARVELVAYDPVTEEIQTDEAGYARRCADNEVGLLIGKATEGVDISAGGLRGVFAPGDSWMPTENLFRRDADGDYWLIDRKDTVIHTRRGPVFGQPIVDVLNDITAVDMEVAYGLAVGDHCIAVAAVCVRKGLRLEPKDVTEALRALDPDQRPDVVYVVDEIARSASYRPSTRAVQAAGRPEPGPDTWWYNRASDAYEILTEQDAAAVLGDR